GTGTTGACAATACATTTCCGCGCTACTGAACGATTCTGTGCGTGCGATCTCCACGTGATGTACGAACGAGTCTACGAGctatactgtgtgtgtgcgttacAGCGCAGAATGCATTCATTTAGAACGGTGATTAACTTAAAATAAGCTGTTTAAAACGTGCATTCTCCCATTCAATTTCGAGCACCCAGATGGTATAATCACATGTCTTGTGAAGCGCTCTCagagtatgcatttatttgtcattttgaaaACAGAGTGTAAATGTGGCCTTCAAAGATTTCTTATGCTGTTGCGCCCTCTATAGGACCAGCAACTAGTCGACGTCAAGCTTAAAATGTCACAGCAGAGCATTAAAGTCGACTAGTCAGTTGTACCCCTactgtgcactttttaaaaaaagtacctAAAAACACACTTGTTCGCTAGGGCCTTTCCTTGActcattttattgtattttattattttatttgttatgcaattttattttttggtatgtatttcattttattaggGCTTCAAGCACAAAGTGCTggaaccctattgtaattgtaaggatttttattatttttcttgtgCCGTAAAACGAATCATGCAGACCAAACCCTAAGtgctagagacttgaaacttggcCAGATGATAGGTCTCAATTGAGGTTGATAGAGTATGATCCAGATTGGCCAATAGGTGGCGTTACTGTGATCAAAAACGCAAAACTGCTCATAACTCATAGGCCGTTTGACGTAaactcaagtgtcttatatcaaTGTAAtgttagatatatatatatatatatatatatatatatacacacatatacatgtatttaagaaatatttacagagatatatatttatatatagtttattatatataaatattttatatataaataatatttttgttatatatgtgcgtgtgcatttatatttacataatacagtacacacacatatgtaaacacaaacttttattttggatgctgtCAGAAGCGTTGAACAAAGGACTCAAATGCAAAGGATGCGTGTTTATTAAACTTTGGGAACAGCAACCTCCAAAGTAGTGACACaagtcaacaacaacaacaaaaaaaaaataaagaatgtcTGGGAGCTCCATAGCTGTCCGTAACTGCTCAGCGGACAGCACAAGTTGTGGAGACCACCCAAGGTACAGTGCCCACACTGGACGGGGAACGAGACGAGTCCAAGAGAACAGCAAAGGCAACGATCAGCTGTCACTCCTCGTCTAAGCGTCCTGGGCACAAACGGCGAAACAGGTACAATACAGAACACAAACAGAACgaagcaaaaacaaacatgagATGAGCATGAACTGATCAACTGACAAAAAAGGGCAGACAGCAGAGATTATAAGGGGAACGGGAACAAGTGACAGGTGAGGGAAATCAGCTTGTGATATGTGCACCTGCGCTGCAAAATCAGCGATGACTGCCCAGGTCACGAGCTGCAGAAAATGACAGgatacacacacagaaaacaagatGAAGCCGATGATGCACTCTGAACCGTAACAGATGCAATTAATTGTTTGACAgcagtatatatgtatattatatatatatatagcataaaTAGCATATCAGTCTGGCAAATAAATATTGCACTTAATGTGCTTTACAATGGCATCAGTCAGCTTTTAACTGATAGTCGCCTGACATGAGCATGCAAATATGCTGTGATATAGTAAAGACGTCTTACGCCTGtttcacacattcacacattgAAGTGTGTATGTggtgagtttttttgtttttcgtacccattttttttcttctttttttttttcatgcccAGCTTTCACACTGCACGCGGATGAGGTTACAGTGCATCAATCATTTTCACACCGAGTCTGTCTGTATGTCCAAAATCAACAGTATTTTGAGTCCACAGTGGtatgaaaaaaaacaaggtGGTTGGATATTATCAATTTTTATCTTTACAGGATATCACATGTTCATGACCACATTTGCAAAAGCAGAACACTTTCAGAGCAGTGCAGTTCACTTGAAGCAACAACTTCTAATAATCTCACATTTAACTCCAGCAGACTGAATGTCATCTTATGGCAATATCAACATTCCCGGTACACATGGGATGGACAGTGAAGATGAAGAAGAGATGAATATCTATGCTAATATTGATCCTATAAACAGTTTTGATTTCAGGACAGAAACAAAAAACTCAGACACCAAGAGACACCAAACACCTCAACACACAGGTACTGAGACTCATTTCATTATAACAACAActaacacacacatttttgtcaCTTGACTGTTTAAGACACATTGTCTGTCATCTTCAGAAATGGCTAGTGTGAGGATCAGAAGCTCCAGAGCAGCTCCAGTGTGTTTGGTGCTGCTGTGTGTTCTTCTGCTGACTGCAGTCATAGTGCTGGGTGTCTACATCCATACAAAGAGCACAAACTACACAGAAGAGAGAAATGAGCTACTAACCAAGATCACCAACCTCACAGAAGAGACACACCAACTACTAACCAAGATCACCAACCTCACAGAAGAGAGAGGCCAGCTACTAACCAACAATACCAACCTTACTGAGGAGAGAGATCAGCTACTAACCAAGATCACCAACCTCACAGAAGAGAGAGGCCAGCTACTAACCAACAATACCAACCTTACTGAGGAGAGAGATCAGCTACTAACCAAGATCACCAACCTCACAGAAGAGAGAGGCCAGCTACTAACTAAGAGCATCCAGTTGACTAAAGAGAGAGATGTattatcatcaaataaatgtgacCTGATTAAACAAAGAAACCAGttaaaacaagagaaaaatgaACAGTCTAAAAGTCTTTGTGAAAAGGGTAATCATGAAgtatattaaaactaaaatgatttaCATTACTAATTATTTAGGTGAAACCGGTTTAAAATAAGTTTGGTAGATCAGTGTGATGGGAATAGAGTGCTAATAGTTGTACTGGTTGTGTTTACAGTTGGATGGATGTGTTATGAATCCAGTTATTACTACATTTCCTCTGAGATGAAGAACTGGACTGAGAGCAGAAGATACTGTACAGACAGAGGAGCAGATCTGATCATCATAAACAACGGAGAGGAACAAGTGAGTGAAACTAATTTTGTAACTGGTTGAGTCTATAGGAAGAGCATTGATAATTCTCTTTCAGACATACAGTAAATAGGGACATTTCATAGTGCCTATAACAATTGGTGGAAGTACCCACTTTTTTGCGAATTAGCACCACAGGAACTGGGAACAATTTTAGTTATAGGAACGCCTTTTGGGGCgactcctacttcagagtagggtctaacaGCACAATAGGAACTCCTAGTGACGTAAGTGTATGTTCATTGGCCAAACGCATGCGAAACACAGGcacccaccatttttaaaaagctgtgtaaacacacagtttatagcctatgtatttactccacaaacatggaaaacagtgatagaaGGTACtaagcaaaacatgattatgCATTTTTGCTCAGCTAACAGCACTGGGCATCAACCACACGACCAacactataatacattttcgtATACTGTTCGCTTTCGTTGTTTAACAGTTTTATCTTATAACGTATTATACAGGATTGTTAAACAGATCGTAAATAGTGAAGATGGAGAATGGGAGCTCTGTGTGCTCAGGCGCTGGCATTCTAAGtgccataaaaataaaagtcctgcgCAACAACCAGAGTGGCAAGACGTAAATGATGGcttacgtcacttcagagttcctactggcggtGCGAATGCAATCAGGAAAATGTCACTAGGGGAAAATTTAGTTCTTGGGGGACCACCCTGCTGGCTAGTCCTTATAACAGAGTTCCTGGTGTGAAAGGCCCTaatgtgttattgtttaatCTTCTCAGGATTTTGTTAAAAGAATATCTGGTGGTGCTGCAGTCTGGATTGGGCTGACTGACAGTGATGTGGAGGGCACATGGAGATGGGTTGATGGCAGCACACTGGCCTCTGGGTGAGAAATCACTGAATTgaactattattatttaataaatgattctCACAGTCAGTATCATATCACACAGAAAGCAGCACTAAACATCTAATGCTGACCTGTTGATGCAGGTTCTGGGATCCTCGAGAGCCCAATGGACACAGACGAGAAAACTGTGTTATAAATTATTCACCAGGATGGGCTGATTACCCATGTGATGATACTCATAAATGGATCTGTAtgggcattttaaaataaatcatgaacTGCAGGattatgtaataaaaatgaaagagtaaaaaagagagaaatagaAAGCAAGGAATTATTTAGAAGACATGCTCAGAATGAAGCAACTGCTGCCagtattctttttcttttgtattgtacttttttaaaattaaatcagaTTAACTTTTTTCCATTGTTATATGAAAGCcacattaaaactttttttttttactttttcaaatgccttttttagattttcaaatgTCTTTCATTCATTTGACTTGACTatatgaaaaaacatttaaagctaTGATGagtgatattttttttgtgatataaaataaaccatttcaatatttgttttatgcaaatattatttatttgtttatcattttaaactAATTAGGACTATccgtcacttcactgccatcaATTCCCCCAGCAACAACTATTCTCCAAAAAAACTAAGACTCAATATGAGAAGAAAAAACACATGCTTTAAACTAGCTACTCGATTAgccttaaaggggtggttcattgcaatttcactttttttaacttgagttagtgtgtaatgttgctgcttgagcataaacagtttCCGCAAAGTTACAGCACTgaacggagatattgtcttttaaagttatggcagtttaatgcctacaattacgaccggtttggactacacaagcttcttcctgggttggtgacatcataaaccctgcaattaaaataaacactgcCCCCGGGAATACACAaaaaagtgggcgaggccatgtcgcgTGCATACAAGTCTTCTTTCTAGGGACGCTGGACTTCgggaacaatgtttaaaatttatgtttaattctgttCCTGACAATTATAATGCTAATTTTGCTGTCTGTGCTGCACAGTTTatggaagacagcttccagaatctacacgagttcaatgctggatttgcacaaaggctattTAGGGACGTAGCCATGCCTGGGCTTTAAAATTACCTTCAAGTCGTTGGGCCCAAACTCAAGGCATGCAGGGCTCATGGAGAGGGCCTGCAGGTCGCCAACACGCTTGACCGATGCTAGTGCAGGTAGCAGAACGGTTTTGAGTGTTAATGGCCAAAGGTCAGCTGACCGCAGCGGCTCAAAGGGGGGCCCTTTGAATGCTCCGAGGACCGTGGAAAGGTCCCAAATGGGAACAGTGAGAGGACGTGGGGAGTTTAACCGCCTAGAACCTCTCAGGAAACGCACAACGAGGCTGATTGGCCAGCGGAGTGTGAAACGCTGCAATGGCTGCTACGTATACTTTGAGCATGGAAGGGGAGAGGCCCTTATCCAGACGCTCCTGGAGAAATGACAGTATCAGAGATACGTCACACTCGACAGGGTCTTCGTTTTGTGCAGAGCACCAATCGACAAAGACCGACCATTTCTGGGCGTAGAGGCGTCTCGTAGATGGGGCTCTCGCCTGAGAAATGGTATTTAGCACGTCCCTGGGGAGTTTTAAAGGCTCCCATCGAGGGACCATAGGTGCAGAGCCCAGAGTTCCAGCTGGGGATGCCAGATCGTCCTGTTCGCCTGAGAGAGGAGGTCCCGTCTCAGGGGGATCGGCCATGGGGCTTTCATGGAAAGCCTGAATAGCTCCGAAGACCAAACTTGGCTCCTCCAGAGTGGGATCACCAGGAGGACTCTGTGCTTGTCTTCCCTGATTCGCCTGATGACCTGAGGGATCAGAGCGATCGGGGGAAAGGCATAAAGAAGAAGGctgggccagtcgtgggccagcGCATCTGTGTCCTTCGAAAAATAAGTTGGACGATgagagttgtcttctgaggTGAAGAGGTCAACCTCTGCCTTCCTGAACATCTCCCAGATTCCGTCTGGGGGTGGAGCATGCCACTCGTCTGAGGGAACATTGCTCCAATAGCATGTCTGCACCCAAGATTCGTTCTGCCTGGTATGTGCGTCGCTCTGAGCGACCTCAGCCTGGGTAATGCCCATTCCAAGAGGCGCTTTTCCAGTGCGCAGAGGCGGCTGGACAATTGGCCGCCATGGTGATTTATGTAGGACACCACTGTCATGCTGTCCGATTGGACTAAGACATGGCGTCCCTTCAGGATCGCCTGGAAGGAGTGAAGGGCTCGACTCACTGCCAGCATctcgaggcagttgatatgGAGATGGCTCTCCTCATGTGACCACGAGCCGAAGGCTGGTCTGCCCTCGCACAGAGCGCCCCAACCCCAGTTGGACGCATCTGTCGAAAGCACCATCCTTCTGGAAACTGCCTCTAGGTGTACCCCACGACTGAACAATGTAGGATTCGTCCAAGGTTTCAGGGCTGTTAAACAGGCCTGATTGACCCTGATGCGAAAGTGGCCATGCCGCCAAGCGTGAGGTGGGACCCGGAGTTTCAGCCAGAATTGCAAAGGCCGCATCCGCAGAAGGCCGAGCTGCAAAACGGGAGGCGGAAGAGGGGAAAGCGCCGCGTTCATGCACTTCGTAAAAGTGCGAGGAGCTAGGGACAGCCCGAAGGGAAGGACTGTATATTGGTAAGCCACGCCCTCGAAAGCGAATTTCAAGAATCGTctgtgatggggggctatctggatgtgaaagcGTCTTTCAGATCCAGCGAGAAGAACCAGTCCTCGAGGCAAATCTACGTGAGGATCTGCTTCAATGTTAACATCTTGAACTTCCGTCTCATGAGGGAGAGGTTCAGGAGTCTGAGACCGCCATCTTTCTTGGGGACAAGGAAATAATGGCTATAGAACCCCGATTCACTCTCTGAGGGGGGAACTATTTCTATGGCTCCCTTCCCTAGCAGAGTCATCACTTCGGTGCGGAGGACATGAGCGTCGTCCGGATTTACCAAAGTGGGAATCACCCCGCTGAAGTGCGGGGGTCTTCGGGCGAACTGCAGTGAGTAGCCTTGATTTATTATCCCCAACACCCACTTTGACACCCCGGATGGAGGTAGGAGACTCGCTGAGAAGGCGGCCGGAAGCAGGCAGCTCGAGAGCGGCGCTTGAGGGTGGCAGTCTACGAGGGCGCCAGCGCTGCAGGCGTTCGGCGATCTCAGCTGGTCCGCTGCGGTGCCTCTTCTACGGCGGGAGAGCTCGTTCCAGCAGGCGAAGGCATTCAGCTCGAAGTTCCAGCGAAGAGAAGCGTTGTCGCCGCTGAAGGAGAGAGATCTGAAATCCTACGGCGAAATGCTCACTTATATAGCCAGTCGCCCCGCCCAGAAGTTTCCCAGtttgaaccaatggccgtgcagttacactgcgttattgaaaaaggcttcagcaTCGAGGAAAAAAGGAGTttttccccatacgcagtacgagtgaagtatcgaaagggaacatttacaagtgacagcatatctaaacacaaacaaaaa
The Ctenopharyngodon idella isolate HZGC_01 chromosome 4, HZGC01, whole genome shotgun sequence genome window above contains:
- the LOC127510695 gene encoding asialoglycoprotein receptor 1-like isoform X2; protein product: MASVRIRSSRAAPVCLVLLCVLLLTAVIVLGVYIHTKSTNYTEERNELLTKITNLTEETHQLLTKITNLTEERGQLLTNNTNLTEERDQLLTKITNLTEERGQLLTNNTNLTEERDQLLTKITNLTEERGQLLTKSIQLTKERDVLSSNKCDLIKQRNQLKQEKNEQSKSLCEKVGWMCYESSYYYISSEMKNWTESRRYCTDRGADLIIINNGEEQDFVKRISGGAAVWIGLTDSDVEGTWRWVDGSTLASG
- the LOC127510695 gene encoding CD209 antigen-like protein C isoform X1 is translated as MASVRIRSSRAAPVCLVLLCVLLLTAVIVLGVYIHTKSTNYTEERNELLTKITNLTEETHQLLTKITNLTEERGQLLTNNTNLTEERDQLLTKITNLTEERGQLLTNNTNLTEERDQLLTKITNLTEERGQLLTKSIQLTKERDVLSSNKCDLIKQRNQLKQEKNEQSKSLCEKVGWMCYESSYYYISSEMKNWTESRRYCTDRGADLIIINNGEEQDFVKRISGGAAVWIGLTDSDVEGTWRWVDGSTLASGFWDPREPNGHRRENCVINYSPGWADYPCDDTHKWICMGILK